The stretch of DNA GGAGCCGGAACATGTCCGTCATGGAGATGTCCTGCCGCAGGCTGCCCTGGCCCTGCCCGCGGACCAGCAGGACGCTAAGGGAGTCCATCAGGGATCCCGTGATGCCGGTCAGGAGCTCACGCCGGCCGGCCACAGCGCCGAGCAGGTTGGCGTCAGCGCTTGCGGCGTCCATCAGGGACTCCAGCACCCGGAACAGCCCGTTGGCGGCATCGATGTCCGCCAAGGCGCCGTCAACCACGGGGTCCACCGAGATCCGCAGCTGGCGGTTCAGTGCGGCCAGGACCAGCTCTTCCTTGTCGGCGAAATTTCGGAAGAGGGTGGCCGGCCCAACGCCGGCGGTGGAAGCGATGGTCTGCAGCGGAACCTCGGGGCCGAACTCCCGGAAACACTGCCGTGCCGCGCTGATGATCTTGTCCACATTCCGCGCTGCGTCGGCGCGGAGGGGCTTGCGGGCAACTGCGAGGCTCATGCGAAAAGGTTAGCAACGGAGCATCCACCCTTCACCGTTACTGAGGGGTAGGAGCCTATTGTGACGGCGGCCCCACCGGGGCGGATTTTGCCCGGTGACGTGCAGTGGCAGACTTGGCCCCATGCTCCTTGCCTTTTCCGTCGCCCCGTCAGGTACTCCCGCAGAAGGTTCCTCCCCCGGCGACGCCTCCGTGCACGACGCCGTTGCTGCCGCGGTAAAGATCGTCCGCGACTCGGGCCTGCCCAACAAGACGGATTCGATGTTCACCACCATCGAAGGTGAATGGGATGAGGTGTTCGACGTCGTCAAACGGGCCACCGAGGCCGTGGGGCGGTACGGCAGCCGCGTTTCGCTGGTGATCAAGGCCGATATCCGGCCTGGCTATTCGGGCGAACTGACGGCCAAGGTGGACCGGCTCGAAGAGGCGCTGACAGACGGCTCCTGAGCAGCCCCTCACCGTGCCCTGCGCTGCCGTGGCAGCCGGTTTGCCGCCCTCCGGAAGCCTCTGGACCGGCTGATCACCGCGTGCCAAACTGTGCCCATGTTCGAGCACAAGCCCCGGCCGGAATGGATTGCCACCGAAGAGTTCCTGTCGCGGGTGGTGGTCCACCCGGACCATGCGCTGGAGCAGGCCATCCGGTCCGCCGCCGAAGCGGGCATGCCGGCCATAGAGGTGGCGCCCAACGCGGGCAAGCTGCTGATGCTCCTGGTGCAGCTCTCCGGTGCGCGGCGGATCCTCGAAATCGGTACGCTTGCCGGCTTCAGCACCATCTGGATGGGCCGCGGGCTGCCTGCCAACGGCACGCTGGTAACCTGCGAGTTCCTCCCCAAACACGCCGAGGTGGCGTGGGCCAACATCGACTTCGCCGGCCTGGGCCAGAAGGTGGAAATCCGGCTGGGCCCGGCGCTGGAAACGCTGGCTGCGCTGGAGGAGGAGGGCCGCGAGCCGTTCGACTTCATCTTCATTGACGCCGATAAGGAGAACAACAGCCGCTACCTTGACTGGGCGGTCCGGCTGGGCAGGCGCGGAGCCACCGTGGTGCTGGACAACACCATCTGGGAAGGGGCTGTCCTGGAACCGGACATGGACCCTGTCAATGCCCCCGGCATCATTGACGCCCTCACCTTGCTGGGGGAACATCCCCGCCTGGATGCCACCGTTATCCAGACGGTGGGCTCCAAGGGCTGGGATGGTTTTGCCCTGGCCCGCATCACCTGACAACACCCTCCGGCGGCCGGATTCCCCATTGATAAGTATGCTTAGAATAAGCGTTCGGCTGGCGGGCAGCCGGACAGGCCGCAATGGAGGTAAACGATGAAGGCATCACCCACCCTTGCCAGCAACCTGCAGATGGTCCTGACGGACCTGATTGAACTGCACCTGCAGGGGAAGCAGGCCCACTGGAACCTCGTGGGCACCAACTTCCGGGACCTGCACCTGCAACTTGATGAAATCGTCACGGCGGCACGGCTGTTCGCCGATGAGGTTGCTGAGCGCATGCGGGCCCTGCACGCCCTGCCCGACGGCCGCAGCAGCACGGTCACAGCGGACAACCGACTGGCTGAATTCCCGGAGGGGCTGACCTCCACGAAAGACACCGTCAAGCTCATCACCGCCCGGCTGGAGCGGACAGTGAAGACCATGCGCGACGTCCACGACGACGTCGACGATGAGGACCCCACCAGCGCGGACGTGCTGCACGCAATCATTGAACGGCTGGAGCAGCTGGCCTGGATGGTCAACGCCGAAACCATGGCGCCCTCCGCCGCGGTGACCGAGCCGGCCAGCAAATAGGTGGCGGCGCGGGACAGCCCGGACACCGGTCGGGGCACACGGCAAGGAAACCCGGAACCCGGCGGCAGCCACGTCCGGCCAGTGCTTCTCGGTTCCACAGCGGAACAGGTGGAGCGGTTTGCCCCCGGGCTGGCAGCGGTGGGCGGCGCAGCGGGGGATGTGCCGGCGCTGCTTCAGCTCGCCGTCGCGGCAGGACGCTCCTGGCCTTTGCCGGGCGAAGGCCGGACTGCTCAGTTGTGGGAGCTGCTCGCTTCCGTAGCTGCCGTGGACGTCGCCGCCGCCCGGGTCTTTGAACCGCACCTGGACGCAGTGGCAATCCTGAAGCAGGCTTCGGCAATTGACGGCGCCGGCGAAGGCTCCTGGGGTGTCTTCGCAGCCGAAGGCCCGGGGCTCCGCCTTAGGGCTACAGCAGACGGCACCGGATACGTCCTGGACGGGTCGAAGCCCTGGTGTTCGCTGGCCGGGCAGCTTGACCACGCGGTCATCACCGCGCACACGGACGACGGCGGCCGGGCAGCGTTCGCCGTTGACCTCCGCCACGCCGGGGTTACGGCGGAGGAGCCGGAATGGATTGCCCGGGGACTTCGCGAGATCCCCAGCGGCACGGTGCACTTCGACCACGTACCTGCTGCGGCTGTGGGCGGCAGCGGCTGGTACCACAGCCGCCCCGGTTTTGCGTGGGGCGGGATGGGAGTGGCGGCGTGCTGGCTCGGGGGAGCGGTGGGTGTTGCCCGCGACTTCCGGGACGGCCTGCGGAAGGCTGCCGAATCGGGCCGCGAGCCGGACCAGCTGGCGCTCGCTGCCCTTGGCGAGACGGACCGGATCATTGTTGCGGCACTGCAGTACCTGGCCAGGGCCGCCGAGCGGGTGGACGCCGCCGGATACGCCGCCGGAAACGCGGCCGGGAGCAGCAGCGGCTGGAGCGAGGCCCAGCGTGTCCGCGGAACTGTTGCCGCCGCCGTCGAACGCGTCCTCCAGCTGGTGACGGCCAACCGGGGCCCCGCACCACTGGCGTTCGACGCCGCGTACGCCAAACGGGTGGCGGACCTGGCGCTCTATGTGAGGCAGCACCACGGGCACCGGGACGACGCCCAGTTAGGCTCCCTGACCCTGAAGGGTGATTGCCCATGGTGACGTTCTCGCACGCGGACCTGGGCACCGCCGAATCCGCCTGGGTGGCGGCCGGATTGTCTGCCGCCCCTGAGCTGCCCCTGGACAGCGGCGAGTTGGCCGCCCTGGGGTTTGTGGTCCTCGCCGCCCACCCCGACGACGAGACCCTGGGCGCGGGAGGGCTGGCAGCGAGCCTGCGGCAGCTGGGGGCGTCCGTTGAGGTGCTGCTCTGCACGGCTGGCGAGGGCTCCCACCCGGAGTCCGCAACCCATACTCCCGAACGCCTCGCCGCGGCCCGTCTGGAAGAGTTCGCGGCAGCCCTCACGGAGTTGGGACTGGAGGGCCGGTGGCGCTTCCTCGGCTTGCCGGACCGCGGACTGGGCCTGCACGCGGACGTCATCGCTGATTCGGTCCGGCAAGCCGCGGCCAAGGCAGCCGGCACCCCGGCGGAACACCGGGACGTGGTGATCGTTGCGCCGTACCGCGCCGACGGCCACGCCGACCACGACGCCCTGGGTGCCGTGGCGGCGGACGTTGCGGCGGAGGGCGGCCACGGCCTACTCGAATATCCCATCTGGTACTGGCACTGGGCCGGCCCGGACCATTCGGACTGGCGGGACTGGATGAGGTTCCACCTGGACCCGCCCGCCCGGCAAGCCAAGGACCGTGCCATGGCCGCGCACGCCACGCAGGTCCTGCCGCTGTCGCCTGCCCCCGGTGACGAAGCGCTGCTCAGCGAGGGCTTCCTGCAGCACTTCGCCAGGGGCTACGAGATGTTTGCCTGGACACCGCCGCGGAAACCGGCGGAACCATCGCATCGCAGCGGCGAGGCCACGGAGATTTTCGACCGCGTGCATCAGCGGACAGAGGACCCCTGGAATTACGGCTCCAGCTGGTACGAACAGCGCAAGCGTGCCCTGACGCTGGCGGCCCTGCCGGAGGCCACCTACGCGGCAGGACTGGAAATCGGCTGCTCCATCGGCACCCTGACGGCGGACCTGGCACCCCGGTGCCGCAGCCTGCTTGCGGTGGATGCCAGCGGGGTGGCCGTGGAACAAGCCAGGCACCGGCTGGCGGCGGCACACCACGTCACCGTGGAACAGGCCGTGCTTCCGGCAGCCTGGCCGGCGGGCTCCTTCGACCTCATCGTGGTGTCCGAGGTGGGCTACTACCTGGCCCGCGATGAGCTTGCCGCCATGTGGGACCGGGTGGAGGCGGCCATGCAGCCCGGCGGGACACTGGTGCTCTGCCACTGGCGCCACCCGGTGGCAGGCTGGGAGCTTGACGGCGAATCCGTCCACGCTCTCGCCAGGGAACGGCTGGGCTGGCGCCAGGCAGGGATGTACAGGGAACGGGATTTCCTCCTGGAGGTCCTCGTGGCTCCCGGGCCGGCCGGGACGGCTCCGGCATGACGGCTTCAACCGGCCACCTTGTCAGCCATCTGGGCGTGGTTGTTCCCGCCCACAACGAAGAGCGGCACCTTGGCGCAGCGCTGGAGGCCGTGGGCACTGCCGCCGGCGTCCTGCAGGGGCAGCGCCCTGGACTGGGCGTCCGCGTGCTGGTGGTCCTGGACGCCTGCACCGACCTGTCGGCGTCAGTGGCTGGCCGGTTCGCTGCGGCAGATCCCCGGTTCAACGTCCTGCAAGCTGATTTCCGCAGCGTGGGGCGGAGCAGGCGGGAAGGGAACCGTGCGGTCCTGGCCGAAGCCGGCGCCCTGGGTGTTCCCGAAAAGGAAATCTGGATTGCCAACACCGACGCCGATTCCCGTGTTCCCGCCCACTGGCTTACCCGGCAACTGGAACTGGCTGAAGCCGGTGCGGACGCTGTGCTTGGCTCCGTGGAGCCCGATTCCGACGGTATGGACACGGGGTTGCTGCAGCGGTGGCACGCCCGGCACCGCCTGCAGGACAACCACCACCACGTCTATGGCGCCAACCTGGGTGTCCGCGCGTCCGCCTACCTCGCAGCCGGCGGATTTCCGGCCACGGAATCCGGTGAGGACCGGAGCCTCGTCAGGAAACTGCGCAGCGGAGGCGCAGTGATCGCCGCTACCGACAGCAACCGCGTCATCACGTCCGGCCGGCTGGAGGCGCGTGCTCCCCGGGGCTTCGCCGGCTACCTCCTGGCCCTTGCCCTTGACCCGCGCGGCGCAGAGAGCTGAGCTGGGGCGGAAGAAACACGAAAGGGCTGCCACGGAGAACGTGGCAGCCCGTTCGGTTGGCGGTCAGACCAGGTCCGGTGCGCTGGCAATGATGTAGTCAGCTGCCGCAGGCCCGGTCATGGAGAGATTGTTGTTATCCGGATCGATGCCCTCCAGCTTCAGGGCTGCCCAGAGCTCTTCAGGCGGCTGGAGCTGGGCCTTATGGATGAGGCACCAGCTGGTGTACAGGCCGTAGAGTTCGTCGCGGCCGAGGCCGAGGCCGGGCTCCTTGGCCGGAACAACGGCTTCGGCAAGAAAGTCTTCAAAATGGTTGGCAGGCATATCCGCTCACAAAGTTTGACCGTGATTTCCGCCGTGTCTGCTTCAGCGGACCCCGACGGCAATTGACCGGCAGGGTAAACATGAAGGTATTTCAGTACGAAGCAATTTGTCCAGTTATGCGAGGCTTTTCCGCCGCCGAATAACCAGGTCATGTGCTGTGCCTGTCCGGACGTGGATAATCCAGGGGGCCGACGGCGACTGGGGGGACTGGCCTCGGTCTCAGAAGAGGCCATCTCACCGCCGGCCCCGCTTAACCCCGGGCTTCTTGCACCCGGGAACTCTTCAGGACCTGATTAATCTTCCACCCATTTCGGGGTCCTGCCTAGTGCCTTTGGTGTCCCCTGTCATCGTCTTCCGGCGTGCCGTGCGCGGCACGGTCGCGGACCTTGTCCCGGACCCGTTCCCGGTGCGGTTCGGAGGGCGCGTTTTCCCCGGCGTCCGTGGCCTGGGAGTCGCCGCTGCCCCCGTTTTCGGCGGCATACTTCTCACGCAGTTCGCGGCCGTGCCTGATGTCTTCCTCTTCCTGCGCCTGCAGCTTCTCACTCTTTTTCGTGTCGCGCGGGGGCAGCTGGATGGTTTCCTCGGCCTTGATGCCGGCCTGGAGCTGGCGGCCGCGTTCCGTCTCGGCGTCGAACTCGGCACCGAAGAGCAGCGACATGTTGAGGATCCAAAGCCACAGCAGCATGACGATCACGCCGCCCAGGGCGCCGTAGGTCTTGTTGTAGTTGCCGAAGTTGCCCACATAGAAGCCAAATCCGAGGGAAGCCAACAGGAAAACCACCAGGGCGATGCCGGACCCCATGCTCATCCACTTGAACTTAGGCTGCTTGACGTTGGGTGTTGCGTAGTAGAGAACGGCGATGATGACAATGATGAGCACCACCATCACGGGCCACTTGGCGATGTTCCACACCGCGAGGAAGACCCCACTGAGTCCAATGAAGCCCCCCACGGCTTCCGCCACGGGGCCGCTCAGGACCAGCATGCCGGCCAGGATGGCGATGATGACGATGGCGAGCAGCGTGACGGCCAGCATGGTGCCGCGCAGCTTAACGAAGGGACGCCCCTCGTCCACCTCATACACGCGGTTAAGGGCACGGCCGAACGCACCCACATACCCTGATGCCGACCACAGCGCGGTGCCAAGGCCGATTACCAGGGTGAATCCCGCCGCCGGTGCGTTGGCCAGGTCCTTCACAACCCCGCCGATGGTGTCCATAGTCTCGCCCGGGACAAATCCGCTGACGATCTGCAGGAGCGCATCGGTGGTCTTCTGCGGATCCCCGAACAGCCCGACCAGGGACACCAGAGCCAGGATTGCCGGGAACAATGACAGGACGGCGTAATAGGTCAGCGAAGCGGCGAGATCGGGGCACTGGTCCTTGCTGAACTCGCGCAGTGTCTTCTTGGCGATGTACTTCCAGTTCGGCTTGTCCAGCTCCCTGGGGCTGTCAGGTTTCCTGGAGTCGTTCGGATCCGGTGCCTGACCAGCCTTCGCGGTACTGGTTTCGGATGCGTCATGAGTTGCCATGGGGGGTGTCCTCTCGGTCAGGGGGGCCAACCGGACAGGCCGGCACCGCGGGAGGGCGGGGCCGGCCTGTCGTGAAATGCAGTTGCCTACGGAATGACGTGCAGTTGCCGCGCCTGCCTAGGTGTTTTGGATGGTGTCTTTGGCGGTGGTGGCGCGGTCTTTGACGTCGGTGGCGGCGTCTTGGCTGTCGGTTTTGACGTGTTCGATGCCGTCGGTGGCGGTGGTTTTGACGTTGTCCATGGCGTGTTGGGCTGGTTCTTTGAGGTCCTGGACCATGCCTTTGGCGGCGTCGGTGAGTTCGGTGGTGAGGGGTTCGGCGGCGGTTTTGAGCTGGTCTGCTGCTTGGCGTTCTTTGTCGCTGGCGGGGATCAGGGAGGAGATCAGCATGCCTGCGCCGAAGGCGATGAGGCCGGCGGCGAGGGGGTTGCCCTGGGTTTTGGCTTTGACCCGGTCCGGTGTGGCGGCGACGGTGTGGCCGGCGTCGGAGAGGGTGGAGGCGACGTTGTCTTTGGCGTCGTGGAGGCTTTCGCCGGTGCTGTGCAGGGCGTTGGTGGTGTGTCCGGCACTGCTTTGTGCACCGTGGTGCAACGTGTCCTGCACTCGGGTGGTGGTGTGGTCTGCTGCTCCCATGATTTTCTCCTTTACCCCTGATACCGCGTCTTTGACCTTGTCGGTTTGGCGGTGGACGATGTTCGAGGGGGTGACTTTGTCGGCGACGGCGTCGACGTTGGTGCCGAGGCGTGCGCGGGTGGCTTCGATGTCTGCTCGGATTGCGTCGGGGTTCTCGCTCATCGGTTTACCTCACCTGGTTTGAGGGTCGGGGGGATTTCGGCGAGGGTTTCGCCGGTTTGGGGCAGGCCCTTGATTTCTTTGAGGTTCTTGCGGCCGATGCTGGCCAGGATGGCGGCGGTGATGGCCCAGATGACGGCGACGATCACGGCGGCCCAGCCCAGGGGCATGAAGGCGCCGAGGGCAAACATCAGGGCCAGGGACAGGAAGATCAGGACGAAGTGGCCTGCGACGCCGGCGCCGGCGAGCATGCCGCCGCCTTTGCCGGCGCGGGTGGCGGATTGTTTGAGTTCGGCTTTGGCGAGCTCGACTTCCTGGCGCATCAGGGTGGACAAGTCCCGGGTGACATCACCAAGGAGATCCCCCAGGGAGGCGTTGTCCGCCTTCTGATGCGCCACGTTCGGCGACTCAGGAATCTGGCTACTCATCACAACCTGCCGGACTCGCCGTCCGCGGACCGGTCGCGGGTGCGTGGGTCGTTGGCCAGGGGGTCATCCGCGAGCTCGCGGTCGTAGACGGGGTCTTCGGCGATCCTGTTTCCGGACCAAGGCTCTTCAACCAACTGGGGGCTGTCCAGCCCGCTGGCCGGGCGGGCAGGTTCCGGATATCCGCTGCCGGGAGCGCCGCCGTCGTACCCTGCCGTGGTGGTCGCCGGGCCGGGCAGCTGCACCGGCGGGGGCGGGACGGTACCGCCGGCCGGCGGGTAGGACTCGCTGAACTGGTCGCCATATCCGGTTCCCGAGTACTGGAGTCCGCCGGAGTGCCTGCCCGGGGTGCCGGACGTGCCGGTGCCGGAGGAAGCCTCGGGGGCGCCGGCCGTGAGGCTGCGCGTCAGCCGGCCGGCCAAGACGCCTGCGCCTGCCGCAAGCAGGAGGAATGTGCCGGGCTTGTTGCGGGCAAACCGCTGCACGTCGCCCAACAGGTCACCGGGTTCCCTGCTTTCCAGCCAAGAAGCGACGGAAGAGCTGCGCTCGGCCGCCTGCCGGATCAGGTCGCTCGCCACACCCTGTTGCTCCGGGGCGGTGGCCATGCTGTGCAGCTGGTCGGAAATATTCCGGATCCCCTGCGCGGCCTTCTGCTGCTGGGCACCTGCCTCGCTGGTGAGGCCGGTCTTCGCCTGGTTCATCAGGTCCTTGGCGTTGGTCTTTGCCTCGGCCGCGACGTTGGCGGCTTCTTCCTTCGCCGTATGCGCCACATCCTTGGCCGCGGAGGTTGCCTGGCCTGCCACATCCGAGGCCTCCGACCTTGCTGCGTCAGTCTTCGAACCGCCGGACGGATTGCCGGCTTGGTAACCGTCTGCCTGGTATCCGCCCGTCCCGGGTGCAGGCGTCTGTGGAGTTGTGGTGGTGGGGAACGTGGTTGCAGTCCGCTCGCTGGGAATTCCTGTATTGGCCGGGGGAACCGCGTTGGGGTCCTCAGGCCATTGGTTCTCTGTCATCTTCCATCTCTCTTTCCAAGAAGGCCGGTTGTTGATCAAGAACCAGCAATACTGGCCGTAAAATGATAAGCATGATTACTAATGAAAGGTAAGTACCCTTCGTAAACGAGTTCTAACCGAACCCTGAATGTCAGCCGGACGGCGAGGGCCTGCCCGGTCACATCTGAAGTGGAAAGTGGTGGGTAGCGTGGAAACAGCTCCATGGATTTGGATAATCATTGCCGTCGTTGTGGTGTTACTGATTGTTGTCCTGCTGATGAGCGGGCGGCGCCGGAAGGCCGTCCAGGAAAAGCGCGAGCAGGAACACCGCGAAAAAGCGGCAGAAATCCGCAGGGAAGCGGAAACCAAGGAAATTGATGCCCGCGAGCGTGAGGCCAAGGCCGCCCGCGCACGCGCTGACGCCGAGCAGGCGCAGGTCAACGCCGCACGCCTTCGCCAGGAAGCCGATGAAAAGGCCCGTGAGGCAGGTTCGCTCCGCAACGAGGTTGCCGATCACACACGCAAGGCTGACGAGATAGATCCCGATGTCACCACCGACGCCGGCCGGCGGGGCCGCAGGGCCGACGACGGCGCGCAGCGTACGCACCAGTCTGACGTGGCCAGCGGAACAGCCGGCCACGCACACGATGAGCGCGTTCAGGACGGCCAGGCACACACAACCCATTCGCACGATGACCGGGCGTTCGGCGGCCAGGCTGCAACCGGCCGTGACAGTGCACGCGATGACCGGATCTACGGCGACCCGGTGTACGGCGACCACGCGGGGAGCAGCCGCGAGGCTGACTCGCCCGGGCCGGTGGCCGGGCAGGGCGCTCCCGGTGCCGACGGCGGGACCCTTGCTGATGAACGGCGCCCCGGCGAGCCGGATCCGCGCCTGGAACGGGACCGTCAGCCCGGCGGCGCCGTAGACTCCGGCGCTGACCAGGCCCGGCGTGCGGAGCGTAATCCGCGCGACGGAATCTAGGCGCCGGGGAGCCGTCGCGACTACGGGTCGCTTCGCGGTTCCAGCACGGGGGAGGGCGCTACTCCCTTCCCCGTTCCCATGCCGTCCAACACTTCCCGGACTGCATCCGCCGCTGAAGTCTTTGCCTCCCACCCCAAAATCCGCTGCGCCCGCCGGGTATCCATCACGGGTGCTCCGGCGGCCATCTCCACCCATCCCGAATCGGTGGGTTGAAGCCGCAGCCGCCACGCCAGCCCGGCGGCCCGGTGAAGCAGCCACATGGGCACGGGGAGGATTCTCCTGGCGCCCAGGATCCGGCCCAGCTCCTGGGGATCGAGGACCGGTTCGGCCGCAATGTTGAAGGCGCCGCTGGCCCTCTGGTCCACCACGCGCCAATAGGCCTCGGCCACGTCGTCGGCATGCACCGCCTGAAACACCAGGTTGTCCGGCGCAGGCAGCAGCGGGATCCGCAGCCTGCCGGGCAGCAGCCGTGGAATGACCGGCCCCAGGAAGTAGCGGCCAATTTCGCTGCCGGCGTCGCCCTGGAAGATCAGGCCCGGGCGGAGCCTGGCCACGGCAATGCCGGGCTCGGACTCTGCGAACCGGTCCAGCAGCGCTTCCTGCTCAGCCTTGTGCCGGCTGTAATGGGAGCCCTGCATTCCCTCAACGGGCCAGGATTCATCCCGGCGCCCGTCCTTGGACGACCTGCTGTAGGCGCCCACCGAGGAAGCGCAGACCACCTGCTTGACCCCCGCGGCCCGGGCGGCGTCCAGTACATGCCTGGTCCCGACGACGTTCGTCCGGTACAGCTGCTCCAGGTCCCGGTTGGGCTGGATCTGCCACGCCAGATGGACGACGGCGTCAGCTCCTTCCAGCGCTGCTGCCAGCTTTTGGCGGTGCTGCTCCAGCCCCACATCGAGGGTGTGCCAGTCCACCCCTGCGTACGGGGCCTGGCTGGTATCCGGCAGGCGGCGGCTGATTCCGGCGAGCTGGAGGCTTCCCGGTTTCCTGGTGAGCTGGCCCTGCAGGTTCCGCAGGAGGGCCGTGCCGGCGTTTCCGCTCGCCCCGGTGATGACAATCCGCATGAGGGTGCTCCTGACGCACAGTGGAGGAACTGCGTACCAGACGAGCCTATCGCCGAGAAGGATTGTTTTATAAGCAGGCTTATGATTTGCTGCTTCTAAGTCTTGCCGCAGGCTTTCGGAACCATCCCCGAGGGAACCAACGTCAATGCCAGAATCCTTCTCTCCAGCAGCCGTGGACTCACCATACATCCATGAGGTTCAGTCGACGCCGATTCAAAAAACCGCCTCACCCCACGATTCCCAGGCCAGGTCCGGGCAATTGCGGGAGACATTCGAAAACGACCTGGTGCTGGGCTACCTGGACCTCGCCGAAGCACTGGCCGCGCGTTTCGAAGCCCGCGGCCGCGAACGGGCGGACTTGAACCAGGTGGCCTACCTGGGACTGGTCAAGGCCGCCCGCGGTTTCGACAGGTCCAAGGGCGAGAGCTTTCCTGCCTACGCCGCCCCCACCATCACCGGGGAACTGAAGAGGTACCTCCGCGACAGGACCTGGGTGGTCCGCCCGCCGCGGAACATCCAGGATCTGCGCACCCGGTTGTTCAGGGCCGAGCCGGAACTGACCCAGGCGCTGGGCAGGAGCCCCAGCGTGGAAGAGCTCGCCGGTGAACTGGAAACAGACCCGGCGGCAGTGCAGGAAGCCATGTCGGCATCCAGCAGCATGCACCCGGACTCCCTGGATGCGGTCAACCCCAACTCGGATGCGCCCTCCATAGGTGACATGCTCGCCTGCCCGGACACGCCCCTGGAACGGCTGGAGGAACTGGCCTGCCTGCGCGACGCCATGCATGACCTGGCCCCGGCGGACAGGGAACTGCTCTACCGCCGCTACTTCTGCGAGGAAACCCAGGTGCAACTGGGTAAGCGGCTGGGAATGTCGCAAATGCAGGTCTCACGCCGGCTGGCCCGGGTACTGGTGGAACTCCAGCACCGCCTCGAAAACAGCTCCCGGCTCGACGAACCATCCGGCGGGTGCCCCGGCACCCCGGCTTCCTTGGGGCGGGCGCAGGCCCAACGGGCACGGCACTCGCAGCCGGAACGTGCCCGGCGCCGCGGCTTCGGCCGCCCGTCGACGCCCTGAGCGGAATTTACTGACTTCGCACCCCGCCAGGGCCGGGGCGCACCACACCACCGATTTCCTATCTTGCCTGTTCAGCGGGCCGGACACGTTGCTGTCCGGCTCCCGGTGCGACGTTGGCCTGTTTAGGAGCGGCAGCAGGAGGGAACAGGAGTGACATGGTAAGCCCCGCAACTGCCAAGATCCGCGCCGTCCTGTTCGACCGGGACGGCACCCTGGTGGTCGATGTTCCCTACAACGGGAACCCGGCCCTGGTACGGCCAGTGCCCGGTGCAAGGGAGGTGCTGGACGCCCTCCGTGCCCGCGGCATCGCCACGGGCGTGGTCAGCAACCAGTCCGGCATTGCCCGTGGACTCATCAGCGAGGACGACGTTGCCAGCGTCAATGCCAGGGTGGAAGAACTCCTGGGCCCCTTCGACGTGTGGGAAGTCTGCCCGCACTCGGACCAGGACAACTGCTCCTGCCGCAAACCGGCACCGGGAATGGTCCACAGCGCCTGCAGGAAGCTGGGCATCGACGAATCAGAGGCTGTCCTGATCGGCGACATCGGCGCCGACGTCCTGGCCGCCGAGGCGGCCGGGGCCACCGGCGTCCTGGTTCCCACCCCGGTGACCAGGGCCGAGGAAGTGGCCGCCGCCCGGCTGGTGGCCCGCGA from Pseudarthrobacter chlorophenolicus A6 encodes:
- a CDS encoding DUF3618 domain-containing protein — its product is MSENPDAIRADIEATRARLGTNVDAVADKVTPSNIVHRQTDKVKDAVSGVKEKIMGAADHTTTRVQDTLHHGAQSSAGHTTNALHSTGESLHDAKDNVASTLSDAGHTVAATPDRVKAKTQGNPLAAGLIAFGAGMLISSLIPASDKERQAADQLKTAAEPLTTELTDAAKGMVQDLKEPAQHAMDNVKTTATDGIEHVKTDSQDAATDVKDRATTAKDTIQNT
- a CDS encoding phage holin family protein is translated as MSSQIPESPNVAHQKADNASLGDLLGDVTRDLSTLMRQEVELAKAELKQSATRAGKGGGMLAGAGVAGHFVLIFLSLALMFALGAFMPLGWAAVIVAVIWAITAAILASIGRKNLKEIKGLPQTGETLAEIPPTLKPGEVNR
- a CDS encoding NAD-dependent epimerase/dehydratase family protein, whose translation is MRIVITGASGNAGTALLRNLQGQLTRKPGSLQLAGISRRLPDTSQAPYAGVDWHTLDVGLEQHRQKLAAALEGADAVVHLAWQIQPNRDLEQLYRTNVVGTRHVLDAARAAGVKQVVCASSVGAYSRSSKDGRRDESWPVEGMQGSHYSRHKAEQEALLDRFAESEPGIAVARLRPGLIFQGDAGSEIGRYFLGPVIPRLLPGRLRIPLLPAPDNLVFQAVHADDVAEAYWRVVDQRASGAFNIAAEPVLDPQELGRILGARRILPVPMWLLHRAAGLAWRLRLQPTDSGWVEMAAGAPVMDTRRAQRILGWEAKTSAADAVREVLDGMGTGKGVAPSPVLEPRSDP
- a CDS encoding sigma-70 family RNA polymerase sigma factor — encoded protein: MPESFSPAAVDSPYIHEVQSTPIQKTASPHDSQARSGQLRETFENDLVLGYLDLAEALAARFEARGRERADLNQVAYLGLVKAARGFDRSKGESFPAYAAPTITGELKRYLRDRTWVVRPPRNIQDLRTRLFRAEPELTQALGRSPSVEELAGELETDPAAVQEAMSASSSMHPDSLDAVNPNSDAPSIGDMLACPDTPLERLEELACLRDAMHDLAPADRELLYRRYFCEETQVQLGKRLGMSQMQVSRRLARVLVELQHRLENSSRLDEPSGGCPGTPASLGRAQAQRARHSQPERARRRGFGRPSTP
- a CDS encoding D-glycero-alpha-D-manno-heptose-1,7-bisphosphate 7-phosphatase; the encoded protein is MVSPATAKIRAVLFDRDGTLVVDVPYNGNPALVRPVPGAREVLDALRARGIATGVVSNQSGIARGLISEDDVASVNARVEELLGPFDVWEVCPHSDQDNCSCRKPAPGMVHSACRKLGIDESEAVLIGDIGADVLAAEAAGATGVLVPTPVTRAEEVAAARLVARDLAGAVGLLREAP